A part of Methanobacterium bryantii genomic DNA contains:
- a CDS encoding glycosyltransferase family 2 protein: MNYPHVSIVILNWNGWKDTLECLESVYKIKYPNYNIILLDNASNDESLEKIKGYLKGKIKVNSPFFDYSENKPIKFKEYLKHEIESMKDEHYMNKELILIENDKNYGFTEGNNIGIRYALDILNSGYILLLNNDTVVDNCFLNELVKVAEDDSQIGFVGPKVYYYDYKGRKDIINFAGGKQNLWKFKPSHIGYKKIDKGQYDTNKEVDYIHGCCLLARARMLRDIGLLDKEYVSYREENDWAIRGYISGWKSVYAFKSKMWHKIGGSTNRNTNLFVDYLETKNRFLFVKKYSNNLQTLSFLLYFFVFDFWIISAIDLIYFKNLRRYKSFLNATKDGIKILRA; encoded by the coding sequence ATGAATTATCCTCACGTTTCTATTGTCATTCTTAACTGGAATGGATGGAAAGATACATTAGAATGTTTAGAATCAGTTTACAAAATTAAGTATCCCAATTATAATATCATTCTCCTTGACAATGCATCAAATGATGAATCTTTAGAAAAGATCAAAGGATATTTAAAGGGTAAAATAAAAGTAAACTCTCCCTTTTTTGATTATAGCGAAAATAAGCCAATTAAGTTTAAAGAATATCTAAAACATGAAATAGAATCCATGAAGGATGAACACTATATGAACAAGGAACTGATTCTCATCGAAAATGATAAAAATTATGGATTTACTGAGGGGAACAATATTGGAATTAGGTATGCTTTAGATATTTTAAATTCAGGTTATATTTTGCTTTTAAACAATGATACTGTTGTTGATAATTGTTTTTTAAATGAATTAGTAAAAGTTGCAGAAGATGATTCTCAAATTGGGTTTGTAGGGCCAAAAGTTTATTATTATGATTACAAAGGAAGAAAAGATATTATAAATTTCGCTGGAGGAAAACAGAATTTATGGAAATTCAAACCAAGCCATATTGGTTACAAAAAAATTGATAAAGGACAATATGATACAAATAAAGAGGTTGACTACATCCATGGGTGCTGTTTACTTGCAAGGGCGCGAATGCTTAGAGATATAGGCCTATTAGATAAAGAATATGTTTCTTATAGAGAAGAGAATGATTGGGCTATAAGGGGTTATATCAGCGGTTGGAAATCGGTTTATGCTTTTAAATCAAAAATGTGGCATAAAATAGGCGGTTCCACTAATAGAAACACCAATTTGTTTGTTGACTATCTAGAAACTAAAAATAGGTTTTTATTTGTTAAAAAATATAGCAATAACTTGCAAACTTTATCATTCTTATTATATTTCTTTGTTTTTGACTTCTGGATTATCAGTGCTATTGATTTGATATATTTTAAAAATTTAAGACGTTATAAATCATTTTTAAATGCAACTAAAGATGGAATTAAAATTCTGAGAGCATAA
- a CDS encoding glycosyltransferase → MYNNEEILNDYLLKSLNSQTTNYELILINNTQKKFKSAAEAFNQEGKKAKGKYIIFTHQDVDLSSNTFLNDLELILDSISNLGIAGAAGKSKEKVIISNIKEGIPPKFAGKIQIETPVKVQTLDECLFIIPKNVFDMVPFDEKVCNGWHLYAVDYSLSINENGRDVYVVPASIYHKSAGDSFSKEYYSILKKLLNKHRKNYKIVYTTMGNWDSEYPLSIQKIFQRSIFYWTKFKKKF, encoded by the coding sequence GTGTACAATAATGAAGAAATTTTAAATGATTATTTACTCAAAAGCCTGAATAGTCAAACTACTAATTATGAACTGATATTAATTAATAACACTCAAAAAAAGTTTAAATCGGCTGCAGAAGCATTTAATCAAGAAGGTAAAAAAGCAAAGGGTAAATATATAATTTTTACACATCAAGATGTAGATCTATCTTCTAACACGTTTTTAAATGATTTAGAACTAATTTTAGATTCTATATCAAATTTGGGTATTGCAGGAGCCGCAGGAAAATCTAAAGAAAAGGTAATTATAAGTAATATCAAAGAAGGAATACCTCCAAAGTTTGCTGGAAAAATACAAATCGAGACGCCTGTTAAAGTGCAAACACTTGATGAATGTCTGTTTATAATACCAAAAAATGTTTTTGATATGGTTCCATTCGACGAAAAAGTATGTAATGGCTGGCATTTATATGCTGTAGATTACAGTTTAAGCATTAATGAGAATGGACGGGATGTTTATGTAGTTCCAGCTTCGATATATCATAAATCTGCAGGAGACTCCTTTTCAAAGGAATATTATAGTATATTAAAAAAATTATTGAATAAACATAGAAAAAACTATAAAATAGTTTATACTACCATGGGAAACTGGGATTCAGAATATCCTTTAAGTATACAAAAAATTTTTCAAAGATCGATTTTTTACTGGACAAAGTTTAAAAAGAAATTTTAA